TTGCGGCAAGCTAAGGCAGAGTTGCAAAAATCGCGGGTAAAATTAAATGGATTACTCGGCAAGCCGGGTGATTTTAACCATGAATTAGTTGATCAACCTCGCTATAGCGTGGCCGTTCACAAATCTAAAGCGGATCTTGATGCTCATATTAGAGCGATGTCGGACAAAAGCCCGCGTTTATGGCAATTAAAAGAGCAAGTTAAAATTGAACAAAGAAAAAATGATCTATCCGCTGATTTAAAGGAAATTGCTGTGAAGAATGCTGAGGCAGCCTTAGCTTCAAATAAGGCGTCGTTTGCAGAAACGATCAAGTCGATGAATGAGCTCCTCACTTTGTTAGAGGAACAATATCAAATTGCGCAGCGTCAATTAAAATCAGCAGAACAAGAATTAGCCGTTGAAATCACGAAGTATGAGCGTGGTTGGGTCACGTTATTAGATGTCATGAAAAAGCAGTTACATGCCGAACAAAGTAGATTGGAATTGGACCGATTGATGATCCAATTGGACCAAGCTAAGTCCAAATGGGAGAAGCCGTGGTTATAGCTTAAGCTAGGCAATCACCGTTCCCTTATACGCAATATAGAGATAATGTAAAGTGATTAAGCCTTAAAGGGGTATCGTATGGAAGGAATCTCAAAAGAATTAGAATTCCTATTTCAACTTATAGGGACAGATTGGAGGAGCAATCTGGAGCGAATGGAGTTGGGGGAGATTGATGAGGAACATTTCCTTGAACTCGCACGACATCACCGAGTCTACCCCATCCTCTATCATCGATTGAAATCGAGCTCTGCCCAGACGTCAGTCTCCGTGTTGAGAAGATTAGAGCAAAAATATCAGTTTAATACATTTGAAATGCTGCGCCAAAGTGGTTTAATGGAACGATTCGCCAGAATATTTAATGAACATAACATTCGTGTACTATTCTTGAAAGGGCCCATTTTGGGGGCGGATCTTTATGGCGATATCTCTCTTCGGACTTCCGGCGATGTCGATCTTTTAATAGAGGTCCAACACTTGGAAAAAGCGGAGCAGTTGCTGATCGATGCGGGCTACGAGAAGGACGAGTATATTAAAACGGTTTTAAATGATTGGAAATGGCGTCATCATCATCTTACTTTTTTTGACGAGAGTAAAAAGAGTAAAATAGAGGTTCATTGGAGGCTGCATCCCGGTCCGACGAAAGAACCGAGTTTTGGTGAATTGTGGAAACGGAAACGAAAGAGTGAGATTACAAAGTACCCCCTTTATTTTTTGGGCAGGGAGCATCTGTTCTACTTTCTCGTTACGCACGGCGCGCGCCATGGGTGGTCGCGATTGCGTTGGTTGATGGATATCGAGCGATTAGCCCAACAGGATCTTGATTGGATCGAACTTCAAGTGATATTGCGTAAATACTGGAGCGAAGATGTAGCTGGACAAGCCCTTGTCCTTGCCAACAAACACCTAGGGTTACCGCTCGGTCATCAGATGGAACCATTGGTACATGGTCAGCGGCCTAAGCAATTAGCGAAAGGCGCTTTCTACTATATGAAGCAAATGATTAATCTTCATACCGAGCCGCTTCCTGAAGACGTATCAACCTACCATAAACAGCACATGTTTGCTCTCATGTCGACTCAGCAAAAGCTCTTATTCATGTTGAGTTGTCTTTATCCGTATCCAGAAGACGCGGAAACGTTGCCGTTACCGAAACCCATTCATTTTCTCTATTTTCCGTTACGTCCGCTATTATGTGTTTATCGAAGAATAAAGGTGTAACTTTGTTCCTATCAACCATTGACATATAAAGGGTAAAAGATTACAATTGTTCTATATCAAGAACGTAAGTCGGGGGCAGCCGGCTTTTATTTTGCCCAACTGTTCTTTAAATAGAACGGTATGTGATGGCGAACAATCTTTCTATTAATTGAAATAATGCAGGTGAAAAATGAGCGCAATTACAGGGATTTACAACATAAATGATGAACCGATCCAAATGGAGCAAGGTAGGAAATTAATGCAAGCTTTAGAAAGATTCCCGGCTGATGATGCATCCGTCTGGCATTCACATAATGTTTTCTTCGGTTGCCATGCGCAATGGATTACACCGGAGTCTGTCGGAGAACTCCTGCCTTATTATGATTCGGAAAGACAACTTGCGATTACAGCCGATGCGATCATAGATAATCGGGAAGAACTATTCGAAAGATTAGGGATCAAGCGTGACAGAAGGAAAACGATGACAGACAGCGAACTGATTTTACTCTCCTATTCCAAATGGGGTGAGGAATCACCGAAGTATTTAATCGGTGATTTCGCTTATATGATCTGGGATGAGAAGAAGCAGCAACTTTTTGGGGCGAGAGACTTATCGGGGTATCGAACTTTGTACTATTACAGAGACAATGTGAGATTTGCTTTTTGCACGACAATCGAACCGCTACTATCTCTTCCCTATGTAGAAAAAAAATTGAATGAAGAGTGGCTGGCTGAATATCTAGCGATCACGGGTCCCATTAATACAGCAAGCGAGTCGACAACGCCATATAAAAATGTTGACCAAATACCGCCTTCGCATAGTTTCGTTGTACGGGGCAACCATATCAAGTTGACGAGATATGGATTTTTAAATGCGAGAGAAACTTTAAAATTCAAGTCCAATGAAGAATATGTCGAAGCGTTTCAGGAAGTTTTTCAAGAGGCTGTCATCTCTCGATTACGCGCGCGTCGCAAAATTGGAGCGCAGCTAAGTGGAGGGCTGGATTCGGGGGCTGTTGTTGGTTTTGCGGCTAGGGCATTGCGAGACAGCCAACAGAAAATACATACGTTCAGTTATATTCCACCAAAAGATTTTGTGGACTTTACCCCCAATTATATGATTGCAAATGAGACGCCTTATATCCAATCGACGGTTCAATATGTAGGTGGTATTATACCTCATTACTTAGATTTCAAAGGGAGAGATTCGTATACGGAAATTGATAGCTATTTGGATGTAATGGAAATGCCGTATAAGTTCTTTGAAAACTCTTTTTGGATCAAAGGAATATTTGAAGCGGCCGCAGAACAGGGAATCGGTATCTTGCTCAACGGGGATCGCGGTAATTTTACAGTTTCTTGGGGATCTACTTACGATTACTATGCAAGTCTTCTAAAAAGAGTGAAATGGGTTAGACTTTTTCAAGAGTTACATCAGTTTAGCTCAAAGGTTGGTGGTCCAAGATTAGGCAGGCTGCCGATAGTGGCAGGTGTTGCGTTTCCAAAGCTTGAACAAATGTTATCACCAGGAAGCGGATGGCGACTCCCAAGTATGATTAACCCAGATTTTGCTAATAAATCAGGTGTCTATGATCGTTTACAGGAATATGGAATTAATCGAAAAAAAGGGTGGGTTACAGATCTGGGTATTTATAGAGAGAGGGAAATTTTCTTTGAAAGATTATTTCCTTGGAATACTGGGAACGCCTTGACAACCAAGCTCTCTTTGCGATATGGCCTTTGGAAGCGCGATCCTACTAATGATGCGCGAGTAGTCCGTTTCTGTTTATCTGTGCCTGAAGAGCAATATGTTCAAAATGGAATGGACAGAGCGTTGATCCGTCAATCGACCAAAGGTTACCTTCCCGATGAAGTGCGTTTAAACCAAACCGTGAAAGGTGTTCAAGGCGCTGACTGGGTTTATCGGATGATCCCTTTTTGGAATAAGTTTTTAAAGGAAGCAGAACTGCTTACCCAAGACGGTATTACACTGCAATACTTAAATGGCGAAGTAATTAAAAGCGCGTTAGAAAAAGCAAGGCAAGGGCCGAAGATCGAGTTAGCGACAGATCCTGAATATAAACTCTTAGTCCGAAGTGTGATTGTTTATAGATTTATGAAAAAATTTACCTGAAGGGGGGTGAAACTATGAAAAAGGAATGGCAAAAGCCTGTGTTAGAAGAATTAGATGTGAACATGACAATGCTAGGTAATGATGGAGATTTCACAGATGATGTATTCCCAACTAATACACCTAGAGGTGAGCTAACTTTCAGCTAAATTTAAATATGAATAGCCCTTAGACGTATATCTTACAAATCCTAAGGGCTATATTCATATTAACATTGGACATATTGAGGTGGAACAATTGCCAGATACGATAACTAAAGTGGTCTATAAAGCTTTTGGGTTATCTATCGAAAGTGATATTCCCTTGCCGGAGTTGCCGCAAGCGGAAGATTATTCGAATTTGATAGATATTCAGATTAGGATGGATGATTCATTTGACACGTACCCTAAATTGATAGAGGACAGTGGCGGTATGGTTATAAAGGAAGACGAATTGATATTTTATTTTGAAAAGTCGGGTACCTTTCGTATTCAGGAAGGAACGAAAATTACGGTTTCTCCTATTCCTGATTATGATCCGGAAATGCTTCGGTTATGGATTCTTGGCACTTGTATGGGCGCGTTATTAATGCAACGCCGAATATTGCCACTACATGGGAGCGCCATTGTGATTGAAGGTAAAGCCTACGCGGTGATCGGCGATTCCGGCGCGGGGAAATCTACATTGGCGACAGCTTTCATGAATCGGGGCTTTCACCTTTTAACGGATGATGTCATCGCGGTTTCCTTAACTGAGGAAGGGATTCCGATGGTCAGCCCATCTTATCCACAGCAGAAGCTATGGCAGGAGAGTCTGGACCAATTTGAGATGGATAATGATCAACTCAGTTCGATCTATGGCAGGCTAGATAAATATTGTGTGCCCGTTCGCTCCCAATATTTCACAGAATCTGTACCATTAGGCGGGATTTTTGAACTCTCGAAAACAGAAGACAGCGCGGTTGCGCTTAGCCCGATCCCAAAATTGGGGCAATTTGATACGTTGTTTCGTCATACGTATCGAAACTTTTTGATTCCAGGAAAGGGACTGATCGATTGGCATTTTAAAACGTCCGCCAAGATTATGTCCTTCGTAGAAATGTATCGGTTACAACGCCCTTTGACAGGGTTTAGCGCCAATGAACTGGTGTCTACCATCTTAAATACGATTGGAAGAGAGGAATAGAAGATGATTAAAAGCGGTACGATTTCAATGAATCAAATCGTTGCCCAAATGGAAGGCAACATTGTTAGCGATATGGGCGGGGAAAAGGTGATGTTGAGCATAGATAACGGAAAATATTATAACCTTGGTGAAATAGGCGGAGACATTTGGGAACAGATAGACCAACCGATCCGCGTTGAACAGCTGATCGAAAGGTTATTAGCAATCTATGATGTGGATAGAACCCAATGTGAACAACAAGTATTTTCTTTCTTAGAACGTTTACTTTCGGAAGGGTTGATCAAGCTATCCGGCGAATAGGGGGATGGTGATGAGCATTTTCCAAAAATTAAAAATATACATAACGATTGACAGGCAAACAAAATGGCTCTTTGCGGAAGCTTTCATTCTGCTAGGGTGGGCGCGTATTCTTAAGTGTATGCCGTTTGCAAAAATGGCTCCTAGACTTGGCGAACGATGGGCGGAAACTTCGCAAGACTACGAGGAATCTAATCGAAAGTTACTTGGTGAAGTTTCCCAAGCAGTGAAGATGATGAGTCGGTACACGTGGTGGGAAAGTATGTGCCTCGTTCAAGCGCTTGCCGCGATGAAGATGTTGGAGAGAAGACAAATTGAAAGCACCTTATACTTAGGGACGGCAAAGGATGAACAGGGAGAGCTTATCGCTCATGCCTGGTTGCGGAGCGGCCCATTCACAATCACAGGCGGAGAAGTGATGAGCCAATTTACTGTCGTCCAAAAGTTTGCCAAACTACCTAAAAAAGAGGGGTCAAAATGAAGCATGTTCTTTATTTTACGAGGTCTATCTTTTCTTTCGGAGGGATAATCCTTTACATTAATCTATTGGGCATGGTGTTAATCAGCCTATTGGAGGGAATAGGCCTCCTTGTACTGCTGCCACTATTACAGGCGATCGGGGTACTGGATAGTCAGAGTCACGTTTCTTTTCTAGCTCCCCTCTATCAATACACCGAATCGTATCCTCAATTGATGAGTTTACCAGCTATCCTTGCCTATTATGTCTTATTGGTTGTTGGGCAAGCTTTGTTGCAACGTCGCCAATCCTTATTGAATGCAAGGATTCAGCAATCGTATGCGAAAGAGCTGCGTATTAAAACATATCGGGCCCTGCTGCAAGCAAAATATAGTTTGTTTCTTCGAAAACGAAAGTCGGATATTAGTAATTTTTTAACGTTAGAAATCTCGCGGGTTACGGCCGGCGTGAGTTTGCTGCTTCAATTTTTCACCTCCATCATCTTTTCGGGAATCCAAATCTTGATTGCTTTTTGGTTGTCATTTCAATTGACTAGCCTCATCCTCGTGTCGGGTCTGGTCCTACTCCTTGTTTCTCGTCGTTTTTTGAACAGATCCAAAGCGATCGGAACCGAAATCTCGCAAATATCCGAAGGCTATATGGCGGCGATCACCGATCATTTTAACGGGATACGAGATATTAAAGGAAATAATCTTGAAGAGAATCACATCAGCTGGTTTTCAGCTTTGTGCGCAAAGATGGAACACAATCATTTTTCTTTTGTTAAAGTGAGAAGCGCTTCCCAAAGCGTTTTTAAAATATCAGCCGCTGTGTTGATCGCAGGCTTTATCTATGCATCCGTTCATGTGTTTAAGATTCATCCCGGGGAACTTATTTTGATTATTCTTATTTTCTCTCGATTATGGCCACAGTTTACTAGCTTCCAGTCTAACCTTGAACAACTCTATTCTCTAACTCCCGCGTTTCAGAGGTTGCAGGAGCTTCACCAAGAGTGTGAAGATAACATAGAACTCTCAGAGGAGCAGTTAACGAATCATGAGCAACCGTTATCCATTGCTTCGGGAATTGCTTGCCGTGATGTTTACTTTAGATATGATGAAACAAAGTTATCCTATGCTTTAAAGGACATTCATATCTTTATACCAAAAAAGCAGATGACGGCAATTGTAGGGAAATCTGGGGCGGGTAAAAGCACGCTAATTGATCTATTGACAGGACTCATCGAACCGGAAAAAGGGGAAGTGTTAATCGATGGCAGTCCGCTTTCAAATCATAATTTATTAGCGTTGCGACGTTCGGTTAGTTACGTGTCGCAGGATCCATTTTTGTTTAATACGAGTATCCGTGAAAATTTGTTGCTCGTCACGCCAGAGGCGTCTGAAGACGAGATGTGGGAAGCGTTAGCATTTGCCTCCGCGGATGATTTTGTTCGCAATCTTCCGCGAGGTCTTGATACAATGATTGGCGATCGTGGCATCCGCTTATCTGGGGGAGAACGCCAGCGCCTTGTGTTAGCTCGAGCTGTTTTGAAGAAGCCTTCGATACTCGTACTTGATGAGGCCACAAGTTCACTCGATACGGAAAATGAGCGCCGAATTCAAGAAGCTCTTGAGAGGATCAAAGGGAAAATGACGGTTATCGTCATTGCCCATCGCTTATCGACGATTCAAAATGCGGATCAAGTAATTGTGCTGGACCAGGGACGGATTGTTCAACAAGGGGATTTTCGCGTATTGGCTCAACAAAAAAAGGGGGTGTTCAGTCATTTGCTTGGTGATCAGTTGCAAGCAAGTTTGTAGCCCTTCTCGTATACTATTTCATTTGTTTTAGTATTTGTTTGGCTTCAATTCCATTGTAACCGAAACGATTCCCAATAAGTTTAATGTACTCGTTGATTGCAATTTGTCGACTTTGTTGATCCAATAACCATTTTTTTGGCTGGTAGTCGGTTTCTGCGGAACAGTATGTAAGTTGAATATCGGATCCCCGATAAACGCGGTCAAAATTTACTTTTACTCTTCTCATATGATAGTCCGATGAGACAATGATCGCAGACTTAAGCTTAGCTTGTTTTATGATATTGCGTGTGTAGACAGCATTTGTAAAGGTGCTGTCTGCTTTGTTCTCTTTCCAAACGGATTGTTCGGGGACCCCGTGATTTAGTACGGCTTCGTAGATTCCATCCTCTGTCGCATTGCTGACAATGAAACGCGGAGCGTATCCTTGGTAATAAAGTTCGACCGCTTTTTCATGACGTTCTGTGTTTCCGCCAGTTAATAAGATGATGGCGTCGGCATGTATAGGACGTTCATCTACGAGTAGGTATCTCCCGCCGAAAAGGAAAAATAGGATAAGATTTAATAGAATAATCAGGGAAAAGCTTAGCGTCGTGTATCGAATCTTCCTTTTTTTCAAATGAATATTCTCCTGTTTAAAATGATAGTAAGCGCTGTCTGCAGTCCGGTTAAAAGATCTTGCCAACCCTAGCAATTTGTAGTATCGTTCTCAATAGGGCACTTTATTGTATCCTATTAAGAACGATACTATAGAGATAGGGGTTAGTTTATATGGAAACGCATTTACAGAATATTATTCAAGATATTCTAACAGATATCGTTGAAAAGGCGAATCAAAATGAATCAATGTTTGTAAAAGAGGTCATCAATGAAATTGCCGAAAGGCTTCAGCCATACATAGCGGAAGTTCATGCTAGTGATTCATAGGTCGTCCGCGTCGTTACTTTTTTGTGATAGGAACGTCCGCACCTCTTCTATTGTTAAACCCAGTTGTTTTGCTTCTAGTATCAGTTTGTTCCATTCCTTATGAATATCGTCTACTTCTATCTTTGTTTTCATTTCATTTTACCTCCAGTTGTTCTTATAAAAGAACGTAAGTTTAAATTAATCCTTTATATTGTAACAATCATAAACTAATTGTTCACTATAAAGAACATCTGAGGTGTAAAAAATATAATTTTTATATAATTGATAAGGAGATGTCATTTATGCCGGCGCCAGTACAATTTAGGGTAGATAGAATACAGCCCACTTATTTTCGAGAGTATCGGTCACATGATCAAAGGCGTTGTTTGTGTTGCGGGCGGGTTATTTTTAATAATCGGAAAGTTGCCCCATCCAGGCATTCCGCGCCTTCGAGTCAATCTAACATACTGCTAGCCAAGGACCCGTATCGTGGAAAGCGAATCGATGTCCGTATCTAATGATGAAAAGCTCAACGCATAAAGTGTTGAGCTTTATTGTTTTAATGTGGCCTCAATAATATAGCGTTTTGGAGCATTCCCAATATAAGCGAACGGATAGCATGTAATCAATGTAAGTTTGCGCTCTTCGCTCGGTTGAACCGCATGAATGTCGTCTTTATCAACAATCTTGTAATTCACAATCTGATAATGAAAAGTGCTGCTACCCGTTTCAATGATAATTTCATCTCCATGTTGAAGGTTTCCTAATTTCCGAAAGACACCATCTCGATGTCCAGCTAGAACGGTATTGCCTAGTTCCCCAGGCAGTGGCGTGAAGGGGTCATGTCCAACCCCTTTTTGTAGGGCATCATCTGACATGCCTTTGATAACGGGTAACTTTAGATTGATTGCTGGCAAAGTCAATTTTCCTAAGAGATGGACAGGCAGGGAAGCAGGGTCTTGTAGGTTATCTCTTGTGTCCATTGCTTTTTCCCACGTTTTAACTCCCTCCCGAACATCGATCTCCGCGCTGACAATTTGATAAAAGCAAAAGGCGGAAAAACCGAGGGAGGAAAGAAGAATGCTCCACAATAAAGATCTTAATCTTCCCACTCTTTTTTACCTTTCCCTTTTATGCGCCAAAGGGCTAGCCCAGAAAGTCCTGTGATGATTAGGGATTCGAGTCCTAAAGAATACCAGGCGGTTCCTGTATTCGGAAGTTGATACCCGTTTGCTTTTACTAATGTGTAGGACCCGTTCTCTTCTATGAAGATAGGGAGATCCTCGCTTGTCGGTATGGTCGGTTCATCCTTTAATGTCGGGATTGGATCTTCTTTAGAAGGGATAATGCCATCATGATCCGGAGCGGTTGGCGCATGTGGGATGGATGGGTCCGCTTTGGCGTAGACAGGAGGTTTGTTTGGATTCGTTGCTGTGGATGCAGAACCTCCCGCTGAACTGCCATTCGTCCCCCCGCCAGGTGAACCTCCATTAGAAGATCCACCCCCGCCCCCGGATCCACCCCCGTTTCCAGTTCCAGAGCCTCCGCCTCCGCCTCCACCCCCTCCACTCCCACCACCCCCTGGGGATGGTTCCGAAGGGGCTGGGTCAGGATTGTTACCGCTAATCATCGTTTCAAAAATCATCTTTTTATGCTCTAATATCAAAGGGCTCACATACGGTTCTTTTTTCAATGATTCTTTGATCGGAATCAGCACCTTTAACAAGTTTGTCCCGTCCTACAATAAGAACGATTGTGTTCTCATTATAGGACGTGACAAAGCGTCTCGTCAATCACAATTACCTGGAATTGGTAGG
This genomic window from Ammoniphilus oxalaticus contains:
- a CDS encoding nucleotidyltransferase domain-containing protein — translated: MEGISKELEFLFQLIGTDWRSNLERMELGEIDEEHFLELARHHRVYPILYHRLKSSSAQTSVSVLRRLEQKYQFNTFEMLRQSGLMERFARIFNEHNIRVLFLKGPILGADLYGDISLRTSGDVDLLIEVQHLEKAEQLLIDAGYEKDEYIKTVLNDWKWRHHHLTFFDESKKSKIEVHWRLHPGPTKEPSFGELWKRKRKSEITKYPLYFLGREHLFYFLVTHGARHGWSRLRWLMDIERLAQQDLDWIELQVILRKYWSEDVAGQALVLANKHLGLPLGHQMEPLVHGQRPKQLAKGAFYYMKQMINLHTEPLPEDVSTYHKQHMFALMSTQQKLLFMLSCLYPYPEDAETLPLPKPIHFLYFPLRPLLCVYRRIKV
- a CDS encoding asparagine synthase-related protein produces the protein MSAITGIYNINDEPIQMEQGRKLMQALERFPADDASVWHSHNVFFGCHAQWITPESVGELLPYYDSERQLAITADAIIDNREELFERLGIKRDRRKTMTDSELILLSYSKWGEESPKYLIGDFAYMIWDEKKQQLFGARDLSGYRTLYYYRDNVRFAFCTTIEPLLSLPYVEKKLNEEWLAEYLAITGPINTASESTTPYKNVDQIPPSHSFVVRGNHIKLTRYGFLNARETLKFKSNEEYVEAFQEVFQEAVISRLRARRKIGAQLSGGLDSGAVVGFAARALRDSQQKIHTFSYIPPKDFVDFTPNYMIANETPYIQSTVQYVGGIIPHYLDFKGRDSYTEIDSYLDVMEMPYKFFENSFWIKGIFEAAAEQGIGILLNGDRGNFTVSWGSTYDYYASLLKRVKWVRLFQELHQFSSKVGGPRLGRLPIVAGVAFPKLEQMLSPGSGWRLPSMINPDFANKSGVYDRLQEYGINRKKGWVTDLGIYREREIFFERLFPWNTGNALTTKLSLRYGLWKRDPTNDARVVRFCLSVPEEQYVQNGMDRALIRQSTKGYLPDEVRLNQTVKGVQGADWVYRMIPFWNKFLKEAELLTQDGITLQYLNGEVIKSALEKARQGPKIELATDPEYKLLVRSVIVYRFMKKFT
- a CDS encoding paeninodin family lasso peptide — protein: MKKEWQKPVLEELDVNMTMLGNDGDFTDDVFPTNTPRGELTFS
- a CDS encoding aldolase, whose amino-acid sequence is MPDTITKVVYKAFGLSIESDIPLPELPQAEDYSNLIDIQIRMDDSFDTYPKLIEDSGGMVIKEDELIFYFEKSGTFRIQEGTKITVSPIPDYDPEMLRLWILGTCMGALLMQRRILPLHGSAIVIEGKAYAVIGDSGAGKSTLATAFMNRGFHLLTDDVIAVSLTEEGIPMVSPSYPQQKLWQESLDQFEMDNDQLSSIYGRLDKYCVPVRSQYFTESVPLGGIFELSKTEDSAVALSPIPKLGQFDTLFRHTYRNFLIPGKGLIDWHFKTSAKIMSFVEMYRLQRPLTGFSANELVSTILNTIGREE
- a CDS encoding lasso peptide biosynthesis PqqD family chaperone, translating into MIKSGTISMNQIVAQMEGNIVSDMGGEKVMLSIDNGKYYNLGEIGGDIWEQIDQPIRVEQLIERLLAIYDVDRTQCEQQVFSFLERLLSEGLIKLSGE
- a CDS encoding lasso peptide biosynthesis B2 protein; translation: MSIFQKLKIYITIDRQTKWLFAEAFILLGWARILKCMPFAKMAPRLGERWAETSQDYEESNRKLLGEVSQAVKMMSRYTWWESMCLVQALAAMKMLERRQIESTLYLGTAKDEQGELIAHAWLRSGPFTITGGEVMSQFTVVQKFAKLPKKEGSK
- a CDS encoding ABC transporter ATP-binding protein, which produces MKHVLYFTRSIFSFGGIILYINLLGMVLISLLEGIGLLVLLPLLQAIGVLDSQSHVSFLAPLYQYTESYPQLMSLPAILAYYVLLVVGQALLQRRQSLLNARIQQSYAKELRIKTYRALLQAKYSLFLRKRKSDISNFLTLEISRVTAGVSLLLQFFTSIIFSGIQILIAFWLSFQLTSLILVSGLVLLLVSRRFLNRSKAIGTEISQISEGYMAAITDHFNGIRDIKGNNLEENHISWFSALCAKMEHNHFSFVKVRSASQSVFKISAAVLIAGFIYASVHVFKIHPGELILIILIFSRLWPQFTSFQSNLEQLYSLTPAFQRLQELHQECEDNIELSEEQLTNHEQPLSIASGIACRDVYFRYDETKLSYALKDIHIFIPKKQMTAIVGKSGAGKSTLIDLLTGLIEPEKGEVLIDGSPLSNHNLLALRRSVSYVSQDPFLFNTSIRENLLLVTPEASEDEMWEALAFASADDFVRNLPRGLDTMIGDRGIRLSGGERQRLVLARAVLKKPSILVLDEATSSLDTENERRIQEALERIKGKMTVIVIAHRLSTIQNADQVIVLDQGRIVQQGDFRVLAQQKKGVFSHLLGDQLQASL
- a CDS encoding YdcF family protein; translated protein: MKKRKIRYTTLSFSLIILLNLILFFLFGGRYLLVDERPIHADAIILLTGGNTERHEKAVELYYQGYAPRFIVSNATEDGIYEAVLNHGVPEQSVWKENKADSTFTNAVYTRNIIKQAKLKSAIIVSSDYHMRRVKVNFDRVYRGSDIQLTYCSAETDYQPKKWLLDQQSRQIAINEYIKLIGNRFGYNGIEAKQILKQMK
- a CDS encoding anti-repressor SinI family protein; translation: MKTKIEVDDIHKEWNKLILEAKQLGLTIEEVRTFLSQKSNDADDL
- a CDS encoding sortase — protein: MGRLRSLLWSILLSSLGFSAFCFYQIVSAEIDVREGVKTWEKAMDTRDNLQDPASLPVHLLGKLTLPAINLKLPVIKGMSDDALQKGVGHDPFTPLPGELGNTVLAGHRDGVFRKLGNLQHGDEIIIETGSSTFHYQIVNYKIVDKDDIHAVQPSEERKLTLITCYPFAYIGNAPKRYIIEATLKQ